The Fusarium fujikuroi IMI 58289 draft genome, chromosome FFUJ_chr01 sequence CACGAGGCTTCTATAACGTCCCGCCTCGATGCTCTCGTGGCTTCACAGGCTGATCTATCCCGCGACCTTGGGCGGCTGGATCTGCTGCGGGCTGGACTGGGAGCGCAGGTCATCGCCGCACGTTCAATTGGGAATGACATGCTAGCAACGGCAGCAGATACGGCTGGTCGACTGAGTGACAGAGTCAAAGAGCTGGATCTCGAAAAGAGCAGAGTTGAAGAAACGCTGGGTGTGGTGGAGCAGGTCGCGGAGCTCAAGGCATGTGTCAATGGCGTGGTGGGTTCCATGGGAGCGCCCCAAGACTgggaggctgctgctggataCATATCGAGAGCAAGCAAAGTACCAGAAGAGATCACAAAAGGTTCGTTCGCTGTTGGCATAGTACCCAGCGTCGAAGTCCCCGACCCGCCATGGGTGACattggaagaagccaaggaGAGTTTATGCGGCCTCTTCTTGAGAGAGTTTGAAAAAGCGGCAGAGGAGAGTGACGGCACGAAAGTCACTAGATTTTTCAAGCTCTTTCCCCTGATAGGAAGAGCTGAGGTCGGATTGGATGTCTACGGAAGATATGTGTGCCAGGGAGTCGCTGGAACCGCTCGAGCGACACTCAAAGACGCCATGAACGGACAGCGCAGGGAAGGCTTCTTTTATGCTAACGCCTTGACGAAGTTGTTTGAGCACATCGCCCAGATTGTCGAAGGCCACGGCGGGCTTGTAGAGCGTCATTATGGCTCTGGAAAAATGGTTCGCGTTATTGAACGTTTGCAGATGGAAGCGGATGTCCAGGGTGGTATCATTGTCGACACCTGGAGCGACGAAAGAGGAATTGATAGGAAACTCACCGACGTCAGAAGCTACCCATTCTCGTTTCTAGTCCAGAGCTTCTTACCACAGCCCCCTCGTGGTGGCACACCGAGGGTGAACTCGCCAGCCATAGGGGTAGGCAACAATCCCCGAGaaagtgaggatgagggtgtCAATATGAGAGAAGTTGACGGCCTCCTGAGTGAGATTGCGGTGATGCTTGGACGCTGGTCATTGTACACTCGATTCCTCGCCGGCAAGTGCAAGGTATGCTTGGCTATTCAATCTTCGAGATAAACTGAAACTCATACGTCACAGAACCCTGACACACCAGATGAGGCACCTCTTGTCATACCAGACGTACTGGTCAAGTCAAATCTATACCGAAAAGTATCTACCAAGCTCACATCCCCTTACAACGTCATGaccactttcttcttccgCCGTTCTGTCGAAAAGGCGTTCCAGCTGGATGAATATCCTAGCGGTCTGTCATTAAGCTTGAGCAGGCAGATCGAGGGCAACGCCCCGTACATTATATTAGCAGTGGACGATGTCATGTACATTGTGAATGCGGTCATTCAGAAATCTATTTCAACGTCACAAAGAGATGTCATTGCGTCTGTCGTCCCGACAGTTGGCCGAGTGCTTGGCTCCGACTTTGTTGGTATGATCCAGCGCAAGATGAGAGATGAATCGTATCCTAGACCGGTCGTCCAGGGAGGATTCCCACCTGAGGACAAGATCATCCAGTTCATCGTTCTTATCAATAGTCTGGACATGGCCAACGAGTATTTGACTCGAATTATCACGGGACGAATAGGGGAATCGAGTCATCTGCCCAACGACAATGCCCAAAACGGGCCCCTCAAGGATTCGTTCCCATTTGAGCGAGATGTTGTATTTGTTGCAAACGCGCTACACACTCTTCAGACTTCGTTCATCGGAAAAACGACCGAGCTGCTCAATGAGGGAATCCAGGTACTCTTCAACCAGGTTGTCAAGCTCCGTTTAAGGCCGGTCCTGACAGATACATTCCGTGATGCGGACTACACCTTGTCGGAGGATGACATTGCAGATATAGCGCAGCAgaacgacgaagacgaggatgaacttCTGGAACAAGTACCCCGACTGTTCGAGCATGGTTGGGATCAACTCATGAAGCCAATTGCACGTTTGATGACACCTGGGACATACACCACTCTCCTTGACACCACGGCACGCTACCTCTCCAAGAtatgggagaagaagatcatgggTTATGCGGGCCGCACAAATGCTCTTAGTGCAATCAGACTGGAGCGTGATTTTATCGCGTTAGTAGACGTCGTATCTCGTGGGGACTACGCCGTGAGAGAGGTCTTCGCCAAGGTCCTGCAGATACTTATGGTAGCCAACATGGAAGATGACGAGTGGGATGAGGTTATGGCccaagatggagaagacgaTGCTATCGAGTGGGTTTtgactgaggaggagaggaggcGGGCGAGAAGTTTGGTTAGAGGATGATTTGGCAGTTAAAGATATTCAAGGACATAAAGAGACGGCGTTGATTATAGAAAAAAGAGTCTAAAGAGATGTAAGAGTAGAGTCGGGGCAAGAATATTTCGTAGTTTATGGTTGGTGAGACATTGATAGCCACTGATGCTAATTTCTCTCTACCTTAATCATTTAGAATCTGACGGACTGTAATTGAAGCTACCTTAACTTGGATCAATCAAGAGCACCAGGATTAGCCAGACAGAACAAAATGCGATTATTGGTGTCAAACCTTGCAGCAAAATGCGTTCTTTAGACAATCATTAAGGGTTTGCATACATGCCTTCTGGTCTCCTGATATTCTTCGCTTTAGGACTACCTATACCTACGTATCCctaaggttagtaggtacGGGTCTGAACTTTCAGTGGCCTTTCCCCTAACGTGCCACTGAATAAACGTTAGTGGCACCAGACCTTAGGCACTCGCCGAACTTATTAGTACCTACCCAAGTCCAGCCGGGTAGTTTTCGATTGGGCATTGCCTTGAGCTCTGAGTCACTCTCAACCATCAAAAGTCTGGCCAGAGGCTCCATTTTAGCTCGTCATGATGAGTGAGCATGAGGCCCAGTGTGATGAAATTTTCTATCGCCCAACTATCACGAACCCCGAGCCACAGACCTCAATATCATGATTTCCAAAGATATTTGCTAACACATATACTCTCGGCAAACACCACCTTCTATTTTCCAAAGCCAGTTTTACAAAAAATCACCTACCCCTCTCCGATATTGAGAAAACCACTA is a genomic window containing:
- a CDS encoding related to conserved oligomeric golgi complex component 4, which translates into the protein MSSLQNGISNSEHPVVETPVAVSTSSLDNANTESEIREALASLHAHEASITSRLDALVASQADLSRDLGRLDLLRAGLGAQVIAARSIGNDMLATAADTAGRLSDRVKELDLEKSRVEETLGVVEQVAELKACVNGVVGSMGAPQDWEAAAGYISRASKVPEEITKGSFAVGIVPSVEVPDPPWVTLEEAKESLCGLFLREFEKAAEESDGTKVTRFFKLFPLIGRAEVGLDVYGRYVCQGVAGTARATLKDAMNGQRREGFFYANALTKLFEHIAQIVEGHGGLVERHYGSGKMVRVIERLQMEADVQGGIIVDTWSDERGIDRKLTDVRSYPFSFLVQSFLPQPPRGGTPRVNSPAIGVGNNPRESEDEGVNMREVDGLLSEIAVMLGRWSLYTRFLAGKCKNPDTPDEAPLVIPDVLVKSNLYRKVSTKLTSPYNVMTTFFFRRSVEKAFQLDEYPSGLSLSLSRQIEGNAPYIILAVDDVMYIVNAVIQKSISTSQRDVIASVVPTVGRVLGSDFVGMIQRKMRDESYPRPVVQGGFPPEDKIIQFIVLINSLDMANEYLTRIITGRIGESSHLPNDNAQNGPLKDSFPFERDVVFVANALHTLQTSFIGKTTELLNEGIQVLFNQVVKLRLRPVLTDTFRDADYTLSEDDIADIAQQNDEDEDELLEQVPRLFEHGWDQLMKPIARLMTPGTYTTLLDTTARYLSKIWEKKIMGYAGRTNALSAIRLERDFIALVDVVSRGDYAVREVFAKVLQILMVANMEDDEWDEVMAQDGEDDAIEWVLTEEERRRARSLVRG